A region from the Pseudomonas sp. P8_229 genome encodes:
- a CDS encoding type II toxin-antitoxin system RelE/ParE family toxin, with protein sequence MPNVVLTKRAENDLDVIHEHYQGLLGSEGSLEIIDSILKTFHQLEQFPGSGRPSVAPDIRELVITRYPFIAPYRLMHGRIQILRVLHQRAERSRDW encoded by the coding sequence GTGCCGAACGTAGTACTGACAAAAAGGGCTGAAAATGATCTCGATGTTATCCATGAGCACTACCAAGGCCTTTTAGGTTCAGAGGGCTCCTTAGAAATCATCGATTCGATTCTTAAAACATTTCATCAACTTGAACAATTTCCGGGATCAGGGCGGCCGTCGGTCGCCCCCGATATTCGAGAGTTGGTGATCACTCGCTATCCATTCATTGCTCCCTACCGATTGATGCACGGACGCATTCAAATACTTCGTGTTCTGCACCAGCGGGCAGAACGATCGCGGGATTGGTGA
- a CDS encoding CopG family ribbon-helix-helix protein yields MASPVLSFRVEELLAQQLDELAAATDRDRQYHLKRALVRYVEAESWHLQAISEGIADADAGNLTDLDAVKAKWAKRAERSTDKKG; encoded by the coding sequence ATGGCCTCGCCAGTTCTATCTTTCCGCGTCGAAGAATTGTTGGCACAGCAGCTGGATGAACTGGCTGCGGCAACGGACAGAGACCGTCAATACCATCTCAAGCGTGCACTGGTTCGATACGTAGAGGCCGAGTCATGGCATCTACAAGCTATCAGCGAAGGTATCGCAGATGCCGATGCTGGAAATCTCACCGATCTGGATGCCGTGAAGGCTAAGTGGGCAAAACGTGCCGAACGTAGTACTGACAAAAAGGGCTGA
- a CDS encoding Bro-N domain-containing protein, with product MSTQIQNPPSTHFTPTAFTRHNRFLHAFMQDHEAWFCVQDLGRLMGYPLNERLTLKLDPDQRRHVLLRRDGEIIDCAMVSESGLFALLVHHFVPENRHLRQWLSHEVIPMLRETHSSPVENHPSLSSMHWAGVTVPLLHWQQQAWVKWRDVPELMRGQRPYPVQGTCN from the coding sequence ATGTCTACGCAAATCCAGAATCCACCTTCAACGCACTTCACCCCCACCGCCTTCACCCGCCACAACCGCTTCCTCCACGCCTTCATGCAAGACCACGAAGCCTGGTTCTGCGTGCAAGATCTCGGTCGCTTGATGGGTTACCCCCTGAACGAACGCCTCACCCTGAAACTCGATCCCGATCAGCGTCGCCATGTCCTTCTGCGTCGGGACGGCGAAATCATCGATTGCGCGATGGTCAGCGAGTCCGGCCTGTTCGCCCTGCTCGTCCATCACTTCGTCCCGGAAAACCGTCACCTGCGCCAGTGGTTGAGCCATGAAGTCATCCCAATGCTGCGTGAAACCCATTCAAGTCCAGTGGAAAACCACCCAAGTCTGAGTTCGATGCACTGGGCAGGCGTCACCGTGCCGCTGCTGCACTGGCAGCAGCAGGCGTGGGTCAAATGGCGGGATGTACCAGAGTTGATGCGCGGCCAGCGGCCGTATCCGGTTCAGGGGACTTGTAACTAA